A window from Chaetodon trifascialis isolate fChaTrf1 chromosome 5, fChaTrf1.hap1, whole genome shotgun sequence encodes these proteins:
- the tmem33 gene encoding transmembrane protein 33 has protein sequence MADTNQQSRPPQLGPLQFLMNNKLETAMWLSRLFTVYCSVMFILPILGPYAAANFYQRALLANALTSALRLHQRLPRFQLSRAFLAQALQEDSCHYLLYSLILVNSYPITMSIFPVFLFSLLHATTYTKKVLDSMGPSSLMFIRNLLDKLTANQQNILKFIACNEIFLMPATVFMLFSGQGSLLLPFIYYRFLTLRYTSRRNPYCRTLFTELRILLEHFIMKPACPVFFRRMCLSSIAFISRLAPTGV, from the exons ATGGCTGACACAAACCAGCAAAGTCGTCCTCCCCAGCTAGGGCCTTTG CAATTTTTAATGAACAACAAGCTGGAAACTGCGATGTGGCTTTCACGACTCTTCACTGTCTACTGCTCTGTAATGTTTATTCTACCAATTTTGGG ACCCTATGCAGCAGCTAACTTCTATCAGCGAGCCTTGTTAGCGAACGCTCTCACCAGTGCCCTTCGCTTGCATCAGAGACTTCCACGCTTTCAGCTGAGCAGAGCCTTCCTGGCCCAGGCTCTTCAGGAGGATAGCTGCCATTACCTGCTGTACTCACTTATACTGGTCAACTCCTACCCCATCACAA TGAGCATCTTCCcagtcttcctcttctctttgctCCATGCAACTACCTACACAAAGAAAGTCCTTGAT TCTATGGGCCCCAGCAGCCTGATGTTCATCAGAAACCTCCTGGACAAACTTACAGCCAATCAGCAGAACATCCTGAAGTTCATTGCCTGCAACGAGATCTTCTTGATGCCAGCCACTGTTTTCATGCTCTTCAG TGGCCAGGGGAGCTTGCTGTTGCCTTTCATTTACTATCGATTCCTCACTCTCCGCTACACATCCAGAAGAAACCCATACTGCCG CACCTTGTTCACAGAGCTGCGAATTCTTCTGGAGCACTTCATCATGAAGCCTGCCTGCCCCGTCTTCTTCAGGAGGATGTGCCTCAGCAGTATCGCCTTCATCAGCCGCCTGGCCCCCACGGGGGTCTGA